In the Profundibacter amoris genome, TGCCAAATGCTCCCAAGACAGCGCCAATCGGGATATTGCCGTGTTGGTAGGGTATGGGCTGCTGGATAAGGGTCCGGCGGGTGGGCGTAGCACACATTATGTGGTTGGGAAGTACACCCCAGAAAAGGAATAATCATGAGGCATATTGATTTAACCGATGCAAACGCATTGATAGCTCGATCCGAAAAGCACTATGCGGATTATAAGAATAAAATGAGTGGGCTCACGAGCATAGCTAAAAAGCAAGACCCGAAAGATGGGAAATGGATTTATACGCTGGTTTTCAATGGTCGGTTGCTAATCGATGGAAAAGCAATCTTAAGCGATGCTGCAAACAATTTAGTATCAGCAATGGATCATATCGCGTCAGCAATGGCTAGACAAAATGGAGTGTTGCAAAACCCCAGATTTTATTGCCCTTTTCACACTACTGAGACTGAATTCCAAATAAAGCTGGGAGGTGTGACACGACACATTGGAAATGCCAACGCTGCAATCCTTAACCAGCACTATCAAGCAAACAGGCAGGAAGTTATCCATGTAGACGCACTAAAGCAATTAGCAAACACGGGAAAGCACTGGGAATTGGCTGTGCCAGCAATCAGCCCACACACTATTGGGATGAACCAAGAAAATGGGCCGCAAAAGTTCATTGAAATCCCAGAAAGCATTTTTGCAAACAGCACAGAGACTGGGTTTGAATTCTACAGGGAAAAAGAACCAATGTGGGATGAAAGCATATACCTGATCACAAAAGAAGAGATTGTCGGCCTCACTGACCATCACCCACATAGCCCAGACACTATTTTTTCATGCTCAACGCGATACGTCAAAGCCCTAATCACAGAAATAGAAATCGCTGGAGGTACCAGGCCTACTTGAAACTAATGCACATCAAAACGCCATCACCCGAAACGTCAGTGAAACCCGCCGCCCACGCGGCACACGTTGCCCGCCAACCAGATCGCTTTTACGCGCTGCAATTGCGTGGGTCCAATCATACCGCGCAGGGCCTTGCATCAATGCCAAGCTCTGCGGCTCCAAATATTGATCGACAACCTGTTTTGAACTGACTTGCCCAAATCGCATCACACAACCGCCAAGCAGGCTGATCGAGCCAATTTGCCCGCCGAAACAGGGCACACAATCCACATGCGCCGCAATGCCCTGCCCCGGGTGGTATTCGTTCACAATGACCTGATCCGGCAGCTTGGGAAAATACCCGTCGGAATACAGCTTGTTGGCAATTTCCAGCAGCCAATCCGGTAGCGGCCCCAAGAAATCCTGCTGCCGCGCCCGCCGTGCTTTGTAATCATATCGAAACCCGTAATGCTGCACACGACGTTTCAGATCACACAGCCAAACCTGCCGGTCCAGTTCAGAAACCAGCGCTTGCGCCTGTTCGGATGTCAGGTAGTCCGGAACATAGCTCAACCCTTCGGGCAGATCAGGGGGTAAAAACGAAAGTTGCGAATTTGTCATGGCTTTCCAGTGCAGATTCATCATTGTCGGTGTTCTGGTGGATATAGCCAGAATATTGATCAGGATCAAAATCGAAAATTTCAGGCGGCTGATATCCCGCCTTTTTAGCAGCGTCATCCATTTTAAACGCGCCCTCATAGTAGGGGCTGTCAACCGTCGAGATAACAATTTCACCCAAGGCTTTCAGATGATCTTTCGCATTTTTTATGAACCTTGTGATCAAAGTATGATTTGGATTTTGACCATAGATTGAAGATCGGGATGCTACATTTGGAAATTGGAAAATAATCCTGTCAAACCGGCGATTGCCGAACGTGTCCTTCAGTTTTGTTGCATCTACATTGGTTTTGACCGTCACACCGAGACTGATGAGTGATTGGGCATTCTGGTATGCCAAATCGTCCAGATCATTTTCTGATTCATAACTGGTTGATATAAACTGCGATGCTTTTACCAATCTTGCACGCGCCATATTTAATGAAAAACTGAAATTCCCTTCGCCTACAAAGAGTGTCGTTCCATTTTTTAGATTTCGCTTAAAAGGGTAATGATCTGATCTTTTCTCAATTTTTTTTGTTCCGAGGGACTGAGGAAATTCCAAAACATCAAACTTTGGTAAGCTATTTCCCCGAACAGCATTGCTAACAGCCTCCGAAAGAGTTTTTCCGCGGTATTCATACATAATAATGCGCCCATTTTAGTATAATTAGCGCGAACTATACCAATAATTGGTTAACGAAATGGCGACCATCCGCCCTTTTGGTTATTTGAAGAATAATGCTACCCACACGGGCTAGGCATGCGCCATGATCCATCAATGCGCAAAATGCTGGCCATGCTCAACAAACCGCTTCCAATCTGACGCATAGGCCCCTCCGTGCAGGCCAAAGATCACGGGCATTGCCTGCCCTTTGATCCAGTTGCGGAATTCGCTGCGATGTGGTTCGGGAATATCCATGATGGCGATGAATTTAGTGTCATACCAACGTCGGATTTTGACTTCTGGAAATTGCTTTGTAGTTGGCATGTCACCCTCCATTAATGCAAATACACCTTGATAGCATCCAGCGCCTTGGCCGATCCCGCAAGGCTGAACTTTTGGCTATCCGCGCCGAACGAAACCTCCACCCACTCCGCCGCACGGATATTGTCTACAAATACACCCGTTGCGCCCATGCCTGCCGTGGTGAAGTTGCTCAACAGCGCATCAGAGCCACCGCCCGCGCTGTATTGGAAGTCCAGCGCCTTGCCGTTGGAAAACCGGACCTTCACTTGCTCCCAATCCCGTGGTGAGCGTCCACTGATATAAACTGTGACAGTGCAATTCTCAAAACTGCACGATCCATCCGGACCCAGATCATTCACCGCATCGGTGCGGGTGATCCAGATTTCATTGCCCTTCACACGGCGCGGGCTGACGTTGCCGTTCTCGTTGGTGTAGGTCCAAAACTCCGCCCCGCCTTCCAGTGACGCCTCGAAATACCAGTCGGCAGCGGCGGGTTGGGCAAAGGTAATCAGGGCACAGATCAGCAGGGGTTTCATATTTTCATTTCTTCGGTGGCCAGACGCAGGTTGGTGAAGCTCAGGATTAGGGTTGAAGCAGCCTCAAAGCTCAACCCGTGCTCGATGAAGTTTTTGTCCTCGAAACTGACGGATAGGTTCAGCCCGCCTTCGGGATTGACGGACAGGTCAAACACCGTGTCATTGCGTGGGGCGCGCAGCCTGCGCGGCGTCGACCATTCCACCGCCTCATCTGCCGGAACCAGCAGTCGCCGCACCCCAATTCCGCTGTCTTCCAGAATGTCGATCAGCAGATCAAGCATTTCTGCCGCCCGCTCGCGATCCTCTATCGCCAACGGCCTTAAATTATACTCAAGCCAGCTCGGCGCAAGAATGGGTTGCACCAATGCCCGCAACCGTCGTTTAGCACCTTTGGGGTCATCCAGCATCACCGATACCATTTTGGTGGTTCCTTCAGATCAACGAAATCTTTGCGGGCGTGAAACAGAGTGTAAGCACTTAGCCCCGCGAAAACCAACCCGACGATAATACCGTCCGCATCGGCCACAAGCAGGCCATACAGACCCCCGAAGAACAGCGTCAGCAGGATAAACGGCACGGACAACAGTAGCAGGAAAACCACCCGCGCTTTCAAATACCCAACACCAAACCGCCCGCCTTCGCCATACCCTTTTCGCGCCTTGCAGGATGGGCAAACCGTAGCTTCATCGTGGATTTCGGTCATGCAATGGGGGCATTGGGTCATGGGGAAACTCGCTTCTAATACGCACAATCCACAATAACCTGAAATGGGATATTTCTCAAGTCGCATTATTCGAATTCCGGATATAATCAACCGGAGCTCCTATGAATCGAACATTACGCAGCGCAGGCCACCGTGCCTTGATGGAAGCCCTCAAAACCGCACGGCTGGACGCAGGCCTGACCCAAACCGAAGTTGCCCAAAAGTTGAAACGGCCACAGTCGTTTGTGGCAAAATATGAGAATGGCGAGCGTAAGGTCGAGGTCGTCGAACTGGCCCATATTGCGCGGGCGATTGGGTGTTCAGCTTGCAGGGTGATTGAACAGGTGGAGCTGGCGGAATTCAATATAGGGTAGTTCGTACCCAGTCGACCATCATTAGCTAACATTTTGAGAATTTAGCCGACGGCGAAGATGCAAAGCGCATCCGGTCTCAATGCTTCACAACTTCGTTGCTAGAATACATTTATTCCAAAGCGGCACATTCGATAGATTAATATCAGACAAGAAGGGATTTCCATACCGATTACCATCAATAACATCTAGAATCTTTAGCGTGCAAAGTGCATGGTTTGTGGCGAGAATAGGAAGATTAGCAAATTCTTTTTGCCAGTCAGAAATGAAGGTAGAAATAACTGACTTCCCCGGCTCTACGACTAAAGCCCAATCATTTTCAGCTAGCTGATTCATATAAACT is a window encoding:
- a CDS encoding alpha-ketoglutarate-dependent dioxygenase AlkB, coding for MTNSQLSFLPPDLPEGLSYVPDYLTSEQAQALVSELDRQVWLCDLKRRVQHYGFRYDYKARRARQQDFLGPLPDWLLEIANKLYSDGYFPKLPDQVIVNEYHPGQGIAAHVDCVPCFGGQIGSISLLGGCVMRFGQVSSKQVVDQYLEPQSLALMQGPARYDWTHAIAARKSDLVGGQRVPRGRRVSLTFRVMAF
- a CDS encoding class I SAM-dependent methyltransferase, whose protein sequence is MYEYRGKTLSEAVSNAVRGNSLPKFDVLEFPQSLGTKKIEKRSDHYPFKRNLKNGTTLFVGEGNFSFSLNMARARLVKASQFISTSYESENDLDDLAYQNAQSLISLGVTVKTNVDATKLKDTFGNRRFDRIIFQFPNVASRSSIYGQNPNHTLITRFIKNAKDHLKALGEIVISTVDSPYYEGAFKMDDAAKKAGYQPPEIFDFDPDQYSGYIHQNTDNDESALESHDKFATFVFTP
- a CDS encoding helix-turn-helix domain-containing protein → MNRTLRSAGHRALMEALKTARLDAGLTQTEVAQKLKRPQSFVAKYENGERKVEVVELAHIARAIGCSACRVIEQVELAEFNIG
- a CDS encoding zinc ribbon domain-containing protein, whose product is MTQCPHCMTEIHDEATVCPSCKARKGYGEGGRFGVGYLKARVVFLLLLSVPFILLTLFFGGLYGLLVADADGIIVGLVFAGLSAYTLFHARKDFVDLKEPPKWYR